In Camelina sativa cultivar DH55 chromosome 17, Cs, whole genome shotgun sequence, the genomic stretch ATGGAATTGAACAACttgcaacagcaacagcaacaacaacaacaacaacaacaacaacagcaacaacaactaGATCCTTCAATGTATGATCCAATGGCTAATGATAATAGTGGCTGCTTTCAAATTCCTCATGATCAGTCCATGTTTGtcaatgatcatcatcatcatcatcatcaccatcatcaaaaTTGGGTTCCAGATTCCATGTTTGGTCAGACTTCTTACAACCAGGTTAGTGTTTTTACACCTTCATTGTAACTATCTAGCTATATGATCCACCAAACTGAATATGTCTCTGTATCTTTGGTGATTGCAGCAACCAAACTAACTCAAGACATGGCTCATGTATGTATGATGACTGGACTTATGTTTGACCAAGGACTAGTTTGAGCCATTGCTACAATGtccaagataaaaaaaaatatatataaatatagagagagagagtgtacaTGTTTTTGTATGTATGAGCTTGTGTCATATACTCAGGGGAGTTTTTAGGCATTTTGTGTATAAGAGATACTGTCTAGGAACCATATATTTTACAAGAATGATAAATATAATcaacaaatatattgttttctatagATGTGTTCCTTCTTAATTGTAGCTTTTCAAACTCCAAACTCTTATCATGACTGTATACATAACAAACTCCAAATTAAGTTCTAAGTTGTGAAAAAAGGAATTTATATGTAGAAAAAGGAAAGCTTCATTACAATAAGGATGGACAAATTAGTTCAAGAAAAGCTTCATGACAGTGTATACATAACCCTAAATCCAATCTACAGTCTCAAACTAATTTTGTTGCCAAATTAGTTCAATGTTGATCTTCACACGGCAACTTGAAACGGCACAGTGGACAAGTGTGATTGGTCTCAAACCACGTTAGGAGACACTCATCGTCAAAGTCATGACCACAAGGTAAATTCATAACTCTACTTTCACCGTTAATAAACTCTTTCAAACAAATAGCGCACGTCGTCTCGCCAGTAGAACTAACCTTGTCGTATATTTTCCTGGGTAAGGACTTGACCACGAGCTTGCTTGCGGGTCTCAAAGGGAAATTGTTGGTTTCGTGGAACGAGACTCGAACCGCTTCTTCAATCTGAATCGCTTCTTCACTGCGAGAGTTAGGAATAAGAAGCAAGGACACTAACAAATCATATTCCGGAGAAGAGTTATAACTTGCGGAAGAAGTAACTTCGTCAACATAGAAGATTAGCTTTGTTATCGCATCGTAAATATCATCGTCGCTAATTCCTGATTCCATCAAGAAATAGTTCAGTTCTTCTTTGCTTTGACACTTCTCGTCATCTTCGTGGATGAATTCTTCCATAAACGACGAAGCCGTAAAAGTCGGATTATAACCGAAGACTTTTGCATTGATTGTGATTGTGCCGTCGCCTTCTGGTTCAGGATTGCGTCTAATATGGTGATGCAGTTCAATTCTCATGATTGATTGAAGACgatgataatgaaaaaaaaataaaataagaaaatcaaacgTCTGATGGCtctgtgtgtgttgtgtttatgtTCAGGGTTGTCACAACCTAATTTATAGAGGATTCTGCGTGCATTCGTTTGCCTAGTGGGATTTGGAAATACActttattatttaagattttaagtactattttgatattttccaagatttcctttttctttttctgttattATCTTATTTGGGTTTGtgtattttcccttttttctttctttataacaCATCTTATGATGCTCTTATGTTTCCCTTTTTTAAATAGTATAAatctaatttactttttttttcgcACATTATTATAAGATGGGAAAAGAAAACCCTTGTAGGTCCTAAGTCAACTCTGTATTATTcgttttaaatttgattttagtttgATTGCCAAAATTCACATGATAGACTTAATCTTATACGCAAATCTATTAGAACAATACTTTCAATTGTAAACCcatgatttttttctatttaggTAATGGAGGGTTTATTTCGCAGCTGTTTAAtaaagatatacatatatattagagtattatattaaatttctagCATATAAGTATAGAACCATAGAAAACGATATATAGCATAGATGATAGAACCATGgaaaatgatttatataaaaataaacaatgttATATTTTGCACAAAACGCAAAGCTTTTCAAGTCTCGTTCACCCTTCATCTCTCACATGGCATCTCGTAACGACACAATGGACAGACATGACTACTCATAAACCATTTCATAACACACTCCTCGTCAAACTCGTGTCCACACGGTAAAGGCACAATAATACTTCTTCCGTCGTTAAATTCCTCCAAACAAATAGAGCACATGTCAATCTCACCGACCACATCGCTAGTCttcttgtatatttttcttttcaaagacTCGACAGCGAGCTTGCTCGCAGGTCTTAACCTAACAATATTGGCCTCATTAAACGAGGCTTGAAAAACTTCTGCAATCAGATTAGAACGATCTCTCTCTTCAATTCGATGATGAGAGTCGTCGAAGCTAACATTGTGCTCATCCCATAAGTGTCGAAACTCGAAGACTCGAACAAGCTGAGATGGAGCCATTTCTCCACGGACATAAATAACCTCGTGCTGATCATCCTCTAAACcaagaacctcttcttcaatgGTCTCATTGAGCGAGACTTGAAAACCTTGTCCAAGTTGAGATGGAGCAGCTTCTTCAGTTTGATGATCAAATTGAAAGCCAACATTGTGCTCATCCAATAAGTGTACAAATTCGTCGACTCGAGTAACTTGTTCAAGCTGAGATGGAGCTGCTTCTTCATAGACAAGCACAACATCGGGCTCCTCCTCTAAACCTAGAACGTCTTCTTCAATGGTCTCATTGAGCGAGACTCGAAAAACTTCTCTAAGCTGAGACCGAGCTGCCTCTTCAGTTTGATGATCAAAGTCAAAGCTGATAAGGTCTTGCTCATCCTCTAAACCtagaacctcttcttcaatgGTCTCACTGAGCGAAACTCGGTAAACTTCTACAAGCTGAGATGGAGCTGCTTCTTCAATATGattatcaaattcaaatataatatCCTGCTCATCATCCTCTAAACCTGAAACATCTTCTTCAATGGTCTCACTGAGTGAGACTCGAAGACCTTCTTCAAGCTGAGATGGAGCTGCTTCTTCaatttgatgatgatcaaaTTCAAAGCTAACATCGTACTCATCCAGTAAACCTGGGACCTGTACCCCAATTTGTTCAGAAGGAACATCGATAGTAAGAGTCCTCAAGTACACTCTTAAAGCACAACCTAGATTATAATCATCAGAGGAAATTGCTTGATCTACAAGTCTCCGTAAGTGTAAAAACACATCGTAATTCTCTATGGGAGTACTTGTTTCTCCTGACCACATCAAGAATTCAGTAAGCTCTACATCAATGCATTCAGGGTTACTAGAGAAATCTATTAGTTTTTCATAGAGGTCCCAATGGGTGGtactttgatatattttggttgtAGAAACACTGATTTTGATTGTGCCAACATTATCGGGTTCAGGATTGTGGTCGATTTCGTAGGAGAAGAACGAGATCATCACGGCGAGAAGaacgaagaaaagaaagaaaattggaaaataaatcaaatcgACGATGATATGGGTTTAGGGGTTCTCTTGAATGATTTCatctatgtatttatatattagagGGACTAGAttggtataaatatatttagcaGATTATCTGATTCTATTGATTCTATTGACGTCACagttttcattgattttttttttcctttttttttttttctaaatttcataACGATGTAtaatttcccttttttgttatttatttcccttttttgttatttacggtagaaatttagttttcaattaatgttttaatgttccatttgttttttttacattataagCATATGATTGCAGCAACCGAACTAATTAATCAGGACAGGACTCACGTATACAACATACTATATTCTATGGATACTGGACTTATGCCTGAGTTTCTGAGGCATTGCTATATCTTAATGTCCAAGATATACATACTCATAGGAGTTTAAGTCAGTTTGTGTATAAGAGATGTTTTCTAGGAaccatatattttgtaaaattgtcgGTATATTTTCCTTTACTCCTTTAGTAGATTATAGATGTTTGTTGGCTATAACTATAAAGTGATCAATATAAGGTCTTTCgtcctctttttaattttagattttcaaaacTCTTTCGATTCTTATCAGTTCTGTTATGATTAACACAACATTCTccaaatttatataagtaaaaaaaaaacatcgaatttaaaaaaaagaaaagagatttttataaactgtagaaaacaaaatcttcgTTACAATTTGAATTTTCATACTCGAACTGCTTCTTCAATCTGATTCATAATTAATATAAGgctccagaagaagaagatccaaccACACTTCTAAAGCACACCCTTGAGAATAGCCATTACTTGCGGAAGAAGTTACTTGAGCAATATAGGGGATTAATTTATAAATCGCATATAAAACCTCGTGATCGCTCATTCCTGCTTCCCGCAAGAAATTAATCAAGTCTAGTCTGCTCCCACCCTCGTCTCCGTTGATGAAATCGTCGGCAAGGGACAAAGTCGTGAATGACGAGTGATGATCTTGGTCGAAGATCCTCGCATTGACTCTGACTGTGCCCGCATCTTCTGGTTTAGGATCGTGTTTGATTTTGTGTCCACGCGAGACTTGAACATCCTCTAAAGTTTGAGGCTCATCGTAAAAAATAAGATCCAACGTCACTTGTAAAGCACACCCCGGAGAATACCCATCACTTTCTGAAGAAGTTATTTTAGCAACATAGCGAACTAAGTGATGCATGGCATGTGCAACATCGTAGTCGCTGATCCCTGCTAGGTTTAAGAAATAATCCAAGTCCAATTTGCTTTCACACTCGTTGCGATCATCGTTGATGAATTCGTCGACGGACGACTTTCTCGTGAATGTCATGATTTCGTCGTCTCCTCCGAAGATCCTTGCATTGACTGTAACTGTTCCCGCATCTTCTGTTTCAGGATCGTGTTTGATTTCGTGTTCGAAAACCCCCGTGAACATGATTATAAAGTAACAATAATAATTCTGgtggtttctctgttttttgctttctctgtttgttgttgtggtAACCCAAGAAGAAATTGAATCGATGATGTAAGGGTTTAGGCAAGGGTGAA encodes the following:
- the LOC104759287 gene encoding putative RING-H2 finger protein ATL50; translated protein: MRIELHHHIRRNPEPEGDGTITINAKVFGYNPTFTASSFMEEFIHEDDEKCQSKEELNYFLMESGISDDDIYDAITKLIFYVDEVTSSASYNSSPEYDLLVSLLLIPNSRSEEAIQIEEAVRVSFHETNNFPLRPASKLVVKSLPRKIYDKVSSTGETTCAICLKEFINGESRVMNLPCGHDFDDECLLTWFETNHTCPLCRFKLPCEDQH